From Neobacillus sp. PS2-9, the proteins below share one genomic window:
- the pflA gene encoding pyruvate formate-lyase-activating protein, with protein MIGNIHSIETLGTVDGPGIRYVIFTQGCLLRCQFCHNADTWEIGSGKQMTVSDIMEELMSYLPFIQASGGGITVSGGEPLLQIPFLTALFKECKKKGIHTTIDSSGGCFSHSRLFIEQLEELLFYTDLVLLDLKHINRKKHIQLTGMANDHILEFAKFLSDRKIPIWVRHVLVPTVTDDQEDLQKLGEFIGTLENVQKVEILPYHKLGVYKWEALGLEYPLKHVVPPSEAKVEYAYQMLTAHWRTPVEKE; from the coding sequence ATGATTGGAAATATACATTCCATTGAAACTTTAGGAACAGTTGACGGACCTGGAATAAGGTACGTGATTTTTACACAAGGCTGCTTATTACGGTGCCAATTCTGTCATAACGCAGATACTTGGGAAATCGGCTCTGGTAAGCAAATGACTGTTTCTGACATAATGGAAGAACTCATGAGTTATCTCCCCTTCATTCAGGCGTCAGGTGGCGGTATTACTGTTAGTGGTGGTGAACCCTTATTACAAATCCCTTTCCTTACTGCATTATTCAAGGAGTGCAAAAAGAAAGGGATTCATACCACTATAGATTCTTCCGGAGGCTGTTTCTCCCATTCTAGGCTTTTCATCGAACAGCTTGAAGAGCTCTTGTTTTACACTGACCTTGTTCTTCTAGACTTGAAGCATATTAACCGGAAGAAACATATTCAGCTTACAGGAATGGCAAATGATCACATTCTTGAATTTGCGAAATTTTTATCTGATCGAAAAATACCAATCTGGGTGAGACACGTTCTTGTCCCAACAGTTACAGATGATCAAGAGGACCTGCAGAAACTCGGAGAATTCATCGGAACCCTTGAAAATGTTCAGAAGGTTGAAATTCTTCCTTACCATAAACTTGGGGTTTATAAATGGGAAGCTCTTGGACTTGAATATCCTCTCAAGCATGTAGTACCACCATCAGAGGCTAAAGTAGAATACGCCTATCAGATGCTAACCGCTCATTGGAGGACTCCAGTAGAGAAAGAATAA
- the sda gene encoding sporulation histidine kinase inhibitor Sda, whose protein sequence is MSNEQLVVSYRDALKSGKEKEWIKILKDEIQRRGLRAIKKR, encoded by the coding sequence ATGAGTAACGAGCAATTGGTTGTTTCGTATCGGGATGCATTAAAGTCAGGTAAGGAAAAGGAATGGATTAAGATTCTAAAAGATGAGATTCAACGTCGTGGACTAAGGGCGATTAAGAAACGTTAG
- the pflB gene encoding formate C-acetyltransferase: protein MEQWQGFDKGTWTKEVNVRDFILRNYKPYEGNDSFLADATEATINLWEQVMGLTKQERENGGVLDMDTETVSTITSHGPGYLNEDLEKVVGVQTDKPFNRSLQPFGGIRMAKSACEAYGYQLNPEIERIFTDYRKTHNQGVFDAYTDEMMLARKAAIITGLPDAYGRGRIIGDYRRVALYGVDFLIQEKQLDKKNISKVMNEDNMRLREEIAEQIRALHELKELGTSYGFDLSLPAANAQEAFQWLYLGYLAAIKEQNGAAMSLGRVSTFLDIYIERDLQAGTITEEDAQEIVDHFIMKLRLVKFARTPDYNELFSGDPTWVTESIGGMAQDGRSLVTKSSFRFLHSLDNLGPAPEPNLTVLWSPQLPENFKKYCAKMSIKTSSIQYENDDIMRPEYGDDYGIACCVSAMEIGKQMQFFGARANLAKALLYSINGGVDEKLKIQVGPQYLPITAEVLDYKEVMQRFDQMMEWLAGLYINTLNVIHYMHDKYSYERIEMALHDTKILRTMATGIAGLSVVADSLSAIKYGEVKVIRDENGIAVDFEIKGDFPKYGNNDDLVDSIAVEIVETFMKKLRKHATYRDSLHTLSVLTITSNVVYGKKTGNTPDGRRAGEPFAPGANPMHGRDTKGTLASLSSVAKIPYSYAMDGISNTFSIVPKALGKEEENQIRNLVSILDGYSIKSGHHLNVNVFNRETLIDAMEHPELYPQLTIRVSGYAVNFIKLTKEQQLDVINRTFHESL from the coding sequence ATGGAACAATGGCAAGGATTTGATAAAGGTACATGGACGAAAGAAGTTAATGTTCGAGATTTTATACTTAGAAATTATAAGCCTTATGAAGGAAATGATTCTTTTTTAGCAGATGCAACTGAAGCTACAATAAACCTTTGGGAACAGGTAATGGGATTAACAAAGCAAGAGCGTGAAAACGGGGGTGTCCTTGATATGGACACAGAAACTGTTTCTACTATTACTTCACATGGGCCAGGTTACCTTAATGAAGACCTCGAAAAAGTAGTGGGAGTACAAACTGACAAACCATTTAATCGTTCTCTACAGCCCTTCGGCGGTATTCGGATGGCTAAAAGTGCATGTGAAGCATACGGTTATCAATTGAATCCTGAAATCGAAAGAATCTTCACAGATTACCGTAAAACTCACAATCAGGGTGTTTTCGATGCCTATACTGATGAAATGATGCTTGCTCGAAAGGCAGCGATTATTACTGGACTTCCAGATGCATACGGGCGTGGACGTATTATAGGTGACTATCGTCGTGTAGCTTTATATGGTGTTGACTTCCTTATCCAGGAAAAGCAACTAGATAAAAAAAATATAAGCAAGGTAATGAACGAAGACAATATGCGTCTCCGTGAAGAAATTGCAGAGCAAATCCGTGCCTTACATGAACTAAAGGAATTAGGTACTAGCTATGGTTTCGACCTTTCTCTACCTGCTGCTAACGCACAAGAAGCATTCCAGTGGCTATATCTTGGGTACCTTGCAGCTATTAAGGAGCAAAACGGTGCAGCAATGAGTCTTGGACGAGTTTCAACATTTTTAGATATTTACATCGAAAGAGATTTACAGGCTGGCACAATCACTGAGGAAGATGCACAAGAAATCGTTGATCACTTTATTATGAAGCTTCGCTTAGTGAAATTTGCCCGTACTCCCGATTATAATGAATTATTCAGCGGTGACCCTACATGGGTAACAGAGTCTATCGGAGGAATGGCACAGGACGGTCGCTCTCTTGTAACAAAAAGCTCTTTCCGTTTCCTACATTCACTAGATAACTTAGGACCAGCTCCAGAGCCAAATTTAACCGTTCTTTGGTCTCCGCAGCTACCTGAAAACTTTAAAAAATATTGTGCAAAGATGTCGATTAAAACTAGCTCCATTCAATATGAAAACGATGATATCATGCGCCCTGAATACGGCGATGATTATGGAATTGCCTGCTGTGTATCCGCGATGGAAATTGGAAAGCAAATGCAATTCTTCGGCGCACGCGCAAATTTAGCTAAAGCTCTTCTTTACTCCATTAACGGTGGTGTAGATGAAAAATTAAAAATTCAAGTTGGTCCACAGTATTTGCCAATAACAGCAGAAGTACTGGACTATAAAGAAGTTATGCAACGCTTTGACCAAATGATGGAATGGTTAGCAGGTTTATATATTAATACCCTAAATGTTATCCACTATATGCATGATAAATACAGCTACGAACGCATTGAAATGGCTTTACATGATACAAAAATACTTCGTACTATGGCAACTGGAATTGCTGGTTTGAGTGTAGTCGCTGACTCATTAAGTGCCATTAAATATGGTGAAGTGAAAGTAATACGTGATGAAAATGGGATTGCAGTTGACTTTGAAATTAAGGGAGATTTTCCTAAATACGGAAACAATGATGATCTTGTTGATAGTATAGCAGTTGAAATTGTTGAGACCTTTATGAAGAAATTGCGCAAACATGCAACCTATCGCGATTCACTTCATACCTTATCTGTTTTAACAATCACTTCAAACGTGGTCTATGGAAAGAAAACTGGAAACACTCCTGATGGACGCCGTGCAGGAGAACCTTTTGCTCCTGGTGCTAATCCAATGCATGGTCGTGATACAAAGGGAACCTTGGCATCTTTATCATCTGTTGCAAAAATTCCATACAGCTACGCAATGGATGGAATTTCCAACACTTTCTCCATTGTACCAAAAGCACTAGGAAAAGAAGAAGAGAATCAGATTCGCAACCTTGTTTCTATATTAGATGGCTATTCCATTAAATCTGGACATCATCTAAACGTTAACGTCTTTAATAGAGAAACTTTAATCGACGCAATGGAACATCCTGAGCTGTATCCACAATTAACCATTCGTGTTTCTGGTTATGCGGTAAACTTTATTAAATTAACTAAAGAACAACAGCTTGACGTTATTAATCGGACTTTCCATGAGTCATTATAA
- the yidC gene encoding membrane protein insertase YidC, with protein sequence MKTKRSSLIIISILTITTFLLSACSAQAQSGKNDGFFHTYFVNPFSFTIHSVADFFGGNYGLAIILVTLIIRLILMPLMLRQYKNQMGMKEKMDVLKPEMDVIQKKMKAEKDPKKKQELQAEMMGLYQKHGVNPLNMGCLPILIQMPILTGFYYAIRGSEEIKTHEFLWFSLGHPDIVITIIAGIIYYFQFKVSQSNMPTQQQDQMKYMGLLSPLMIVMFSFNAPAALPLYWVVGGTFLIVQTYISRSLYQSKKPKVQVKQ encoded by the coding sequence ATGAAAACAAAACGTTCTTCACTTATAATTATCTCTATTCTTACTATTACAACATTCCTATTATCTGCTTGTTCAGCTCAGGCTCAAAGCGGTAAAAACGACGGATTTTTCCATACTTATTTTGTGAATCCATTTTCATTTACTATTCATTCAGTAGCAGATTTTTTTGGTGGAAATTACGGCTTAGCGATTATTCTTGTAACCTTAATTATTAGACTTATCCTAATGCCATTAATGTTAAGACAATATAAGAATCAAATGGGTATGAAAGAAAAAATGGATGTACTAAAACCTGAGATGGATGTTATACAAAAGAAAATGAAGGCCGAAAAAGATCCAAAGAAAAAACAAGAACTTCAAGCAGAAATGATGGGCCTTTATCAAAAGCATGGTGTCAATCCACTAAATATGGGCTGTTTACCTATTCTCATTCAAATGCCTATTTTAACTGGCTTCTATTATGCGATTAGAGGTTCTGAGGAGATTAAAACACACGAATTTTTATGGTTTAGTCTTGGACATCCTGATATAGTCATTACCATTATTGCTGGGATCATTTATTATTTTCAATTTAAAGTATCCCAATCCAACATGCCGACACAACAGCAGGATCAAATGAAATATATGGGCTTGCTTTCTCCATTAATGATTGTTATGTTCTCTTTTAATGCACCTGCCGCTCTCCCTCTTTATTGGGTTGTAGGGGGTACATTTTTAATTGTTCAAACCTACATTAGTCGCAGCCTATATCAAAGCAAAAAACCTAAAGTACAGGTTAAACAATAA
- a CDS encoding Na+/H+ antiporter, translated as MEHLDLHHIFVMSLFLVMIAAGITAIAKKFKQPYPIALVIVGALIGLMNFPTLDPLKNFITQGEVFHFVIVTLFLPALLGEASLKLPFDELKTNKIPILSLAFGGTLLSFLIVGFSTYYLLGLTITAAFVFGALMSATDPVSVLSIFKSIGVNKRLAIVVEGESLFNDGMAVVLFQLSAFYLLSYLDLGWEGLGLGAWTFVKVIFLGLLIGGALGYGFSILTKFYDDYPLEIIFSIILFYGSYLLAESIHASGVIAVVVAAMIFGNFGARIGMTPTTKLNIGNFWDVAALLANSIVFLMVGLEITRIGIFNKWGTIFAAIGIVLVARSVAVYASLAFIKNFPHSWKHIINWGGLKGSLSIALALSLPYNFKGRDELLVLTFFVVFFSLVVQGLSVKTLIRFLGVNPKVEAASEYEYLITKIHQFEAAIEEIHKVRKRLFITESLSNELVKEYEDKKGSVEKQIQKLYQDHTELKENQKKLLLRQALYAEYEAISELTKDDVISNEVADKEHAKIMDVLVNLDEEH; from the coding sequence GTGGAGCATCTAGATTTACATCATATTTTTGTGATGTCTTTATTTCTTGTTATGATAGCTGCGGGTATTACGGCGATTGCCAAGAAGTTTAAGCAACCATACCCTATTGCTTTGGTGATAGTAGGGGCTTTGATCGGTTTAATGAATTTTCCTACGTTAGATCCATTAAAGAACTTTATTACACAAGGAGAAGTATTCCATTTTGTCATTGTCACTTTGTTTTTACCAGCCCTGTTAGGTGAAGCATCGTTAAAACTACCTTTTGACGAGTTGAAGACCAACAAGATACCTATTCTTTCTCTGGCGTTTGGTGGAACATTATTGTCGTTTCTCATTGTTGGTTTCTCGACCTATTATCTTTTGGGGTTAACAATTACAGCAGCCTTTGTATTTGGGGCTTTGATGAGTGCTACAGATCCAGTAAGTGTTTTAAGTATTTTTAAAAGCATCGGTGTTAATAAAAGATTGGCAATAGTCGTAGAAGGTGAAAGCTTATTCAACGATGGAATGGCAGTGGTTCTTTTTCAACTTTCTGCTTTTTATTTATTATCCTATCTAGACTTAGGGTGGGAAGGGTTAGGTCTAGGAGCATGGACTTTTGTGAAAGTCATATTCCTAGGCCTACTAATCGGGGGTGCACTTGGATATGGGTTTTCAATTTTGACAAAGTTCTATGATGATTATCCTCTTGAGATTATTTTCAGTATTATTTTATTTTATGGATCTTATCTTTTAGCAGAAAGTATACATGCTTCTGGAGTCATAGCTGTTGTTGTTGCTGCGATGATTTTTGGAAATTTTGGAGCAAGAATTGGAATGACCCCTACTACCAAATTAAATATCGGGAATTTTTGGGACGTCGCCGCTCTACTAGCGAATTCAATTGTTTTTTTAATGGTAGGACTTGAAATAACAAGAATTGGGATCTTTAATAAATGGGGAACAATTTTTGCAGCAATAGGTATTGTTTTGGTAGCGAGAAGTGTGGCAGTCTATGCAAGTTTAGCATTCATCAAAAATTTTCCTCATTCCTGGAAACATATCATTAATTGGGGGGGACTAAAGGGTTCGTTATCGATTGCACTTGCATTGAGCCTTCCTTACAACTTCAAAGGAAGAGACGAGTTATTAGTATTAACTTTTTTCGTGGTTTTCTTCTCCCTGGTCGTTCAAGGCTTATCAGTTAAAACACTAATCAGATTTCTTGGTGTAAACCCAAAAGTAGAAGCGGCCAGTGAATATGAGTATTTAATAACCAAAATTCATCAATTTGAGGCTGCAATTGAAGAAATTCACAAAGTGAGGAAGAGGCTTTTTATTACAGAATCACTTTCTAATGAGCTTGTTAAGGAGTATGAAGATAAAAAGGGATCCGTTGAAAAGCAAATTCAAAAATTATATCAGGATCATACTGAATTAAAAGAAAATCAAAAGAAATTACTCTTAAGGCAGGCATTGTATGCTGAATACGAAGCAATCAGTGAGTTAACTAAAGATGATGTTATCTCAAATGAAGTAGCAGACAAAGAACATGCCAAAATTATGGATGTACTAGTGAATCTCGACGAAGAACATTAA
- a CDS encoding AMP-binding protein, giving the protein MTALLNCTIGKLLEEKAELHTDHTAVIYSDRNLRWSYREFDSICRKAAKGFMKLGIEKGEQLAAWSSNTPEWLVTQFATGKMGAVLVTVNTNYRTAELEYLLKQSDSTTILLMDIWKDSSYIDMIYEIVPELKNAEPGKVNSSRLPFLKNVIVLGDKKYPGTFSWEDIMLLGKEVTDEELNRRMDSLEPDDVINMQYTSGTTGFPKGVMLTHYNIVNNGFNIANCMKLTVEDRLCIPVPFFHCFGCVLGTMACVSVGATMVPVQDFNPKKVLQTVQDEKCTGLHGVPTMFIAELNEPDFDNYDLSTLRTGIMAGSNCPIEVMKAVIEKMGASEITIAYGQTEASPVITQTRTDDPIELRVESVGKALPRVEVKIVEPGSNREVERGLQGELCTRGYHVMKGYYKNLAATNDAIDQDGWLHTGDLAIMDENGYCKVTGRLKDMIIRGGENIYPREIEEFLYSHPKILDIQVIGVADEVYGEEVMAWIILKEGEKATAEEIKEYCMGKISKHKIPNYIEFTESFPMTASGKIQKYRLRENARNVLAKH; this is encoded by the coding sequence ATGACAGCTTTATTAAATTGTACTATTGGTAAATTATTAGAAGAAAAAGCAGAATTACATACAGACCATACAGCAGTGATCTATTCAGATCGAAATTTAAGATGGAGCTATCGTGAATTTGACAGTATTTGTAGAAAAGCGGCTAAGGGCTTTATGAAGCTTGGTATAGAAAAAGGGGAACAATTAGCAGCGTGGTCGAGTAACACTCCTGAATGGCTTGTAACCCAATTTGCTACAGGTAAAATGGGGGCTGTTTTGGTTACTGTGAATACCAACTATCGTACAGCTGAACTCGAATATTTATTAAAACAATCTGATTCTACCACCATTCTTTTGATGGATATTTGGAAGGATTCATCTTATATAGATATGATTTACGAAATTGTTCCTGAATTGAAGAACGCAGAACCAGGGAAGGTGAATAGCAGCAGACTTCCTTTTCTAAAGAATGTAATTGTTCTTGGTGATAAGAAGTATCCAGGAACCTTTTCCTGGGAGGATATCATGCTACTAGGTAAAGAGGTCACCGATGAAGAATTAAACCGACGGATGGACTCCCTAGAGCCTGATGATGTGATTAATATGCAGTATACCTCAGGGACAACTGGATTTCCAAAAGGTGTTATGCTCACACATTACAATATCGTCAATAACGGATTTAATATTGCTAATTGCATGAAACTGACTGTTGAAGACAGACTTTGTATCCCTGTTCCATTTTTTCATTGCTTTGGTTGTGTTCTTGGTACGATGGCATGTGTTTCTGTCGGTGCAACAATGGTTCCAGTTCAAGATTTTAATCCAAAAAAAGTGCTTCAAACGGTTCAAGATGAAAAGTGTACCGGTCTCCATGGTGTGCCAACGATGTTTATCGCAGAACTGAATGAGCCAGATTTTGATAATTATGACCTATCAACCTTGCGAACGGGTATTATGGCAGGATCCAACTGTCCGATTGAGGTAATGAAGGCTGTTATAGAGAAAATGGGTGCTAGTGAAATAACGATTGCTTATGGCCAAACAGAGGCTTCACCAGTCATTACCCAAACCAGGACTGACGATCCAATTGAATTACGAGTCGAATCAGTTGGGAAAGCACTTCCAAGGGTTGAGGTGAAAATTGTTGAACCTGGATCAAACAGAGAAGTGGAACGAGGTTTGCAAGGGGAATTATGTACAAGAGGTTACCATGTGATGAAGGGATATTATAAAAATTTAGCAGCGACAAATGATGCAATTGATCAGGATGGATGGTTACATACGGGTGATTTAGCCATTATGGATGAAAATGGGTATTGCAAGGTTACAGGTCGTTTGAAGGATATGATTATCAGAGGAGGAGAAAATATTTATCCTCGTGAAATTGAAGAGTTTCTATATTCCCATCCCAAAATACTCGATATCCAAGTAATAGGTGTTGCAGACGAAGTGTACGGTGAGGAAGTCATGGCATGGATCATACTAAAAGAGGGGGAGAAAGCAACTGCAGAAGAGATTAAGGAATATTGTATGGGTAAGATTTCTAAGCATAAAATCCCTAACTACATTGAGTTTACAGAGTCATTTCCAATGACAGCATCAGGAAAAATTCAAAAATACCGTTTACGAGAGAATGCGAGAAATGTATTGGCAAAGCATTAA
- a CDS encoding DUF6501 family protein — MIHLSWRERETVKKVKCVHTDAEKYLVNNALTAGKVYDVKNETEEFYYIIDNTGKVGGFYKDYFQNV, encoded by the coding sequence ATGATTCATTTATCTTGGCGTGAGCGGGAAACCGTTAAGAAAGTAAAATGCGTTCATACAGATGCGGAGAAATACCTGGTCAACAATGCACTGACAGCAGGGAAAGTTTATGATGTAAAAAATGAAACAGAAGAATTTTATTATATCATTGACAATACTGGCAAAGTCGGTGGCTTTTACAAGGATTACTTTCAAAATGTATAA
- a CDS encoding cupredoxin domain-containing protein translates to MKFVVFKKETLLFFLALGTVIASISAWLMLKAGDTTVFNQKADKNIREIHMVTGEFKTKMKDGKEIEAYRWDPGTILIEKGEKVRLIISGINGEEHPFYIEGTAIKGKVKKGEDTIVPLEFKKEGTYRLICEIHSDRVHNGPMIAYIVVD, encoded by the coding sequence ATGAAGTTTGTAGTGTTTAAGAAAGAGACCCTGCTCTTTTTTTTAGCGTTAGGTACCGTAATAGCCAGTATTTCTGCTTGGTTGATGTTAAAAGCAGGCGATACCACTGTTTTTAATCAAAAAGCAGATAAGAATATCCGAGAAATCCATATGGTAACAGGTGAATTCAAAACAAAAATGAAGGATGGAAAAGAAATAGAGGCATACCGTTGGGATCCTGGCACAATATTAATAGAAAAAGGGGAAAAGGTCCGTTTAATTATTAGTGGAATCAACGGTGAGGAGCACCCATTTTATATTGAAGGAACTGCCATTAAAGGAAAAGTAAAAAAAGGAGAAGATACAATTGTCCCACTAGAGTTTAAAAAAGAAGGAACGTATCGTCTCATATGTGAAATCCATTCGGACAGAGTTCATAATGGACCAATGATTGCTTATATAGTAGTAGATTAA